One genomic region from Anabaena sp. PCC 7108 encodes:
- a CDS encoding ribose-phosphate pyrophosphokinase, giving the protein MNAHRGSAVLTSATLKMEPAATGMTENHRLRLFSGSANLQLSQEVSRYLGMELGPMIRKRFADGELYVQIQESIRGCDVYLIQPSCQPVNDHLMELLIMIDACRRASARQITAVLPYYGYARADRKTAGRESITAKLVANLITEAGANRILAMDLHAAQIQGYFDIPFDHVYGSPVLLDYLTSKALHDIVVVSPDVGGVARARAFAKKLNDAPLAIIDKRRQAHNVAEVLNVIGDVKGKTAVLVDDMIDTGGTIAEGARLLRAEGASQVYACATHAVFSPPAIERLSGGLFEEVIVTNTIPIPEKNRFPQLVVLSVANLLGEAIWRIHEDSSLSSLFR; this is encoded by the coding sequence ATGAATGCACATCGAGGATCTGCTGTGCTTACTTCCGCAACTTTAAAAATGGAACCAGCCGCAACAGGAATGACTGAAAATCATCGTCTGCGTCTGTTTTCTGGTTCTGCCAATTTACAACTATCTCAAGAAGTTTCTCGTTACCTGGGAATGGAATTGGGGCCAATGATTCGCAAAAGATTTGCGGACGGTGAACTTTATGTTCAAATCCAAGAATCGATTCGCGGTTGTGATGTCTATTTAATCCAGCCAAGTTGTCAACCGGTTAACGACCACTTGATGGAATTACTGATTATGATTGATGCCTGTCGTCGGGCTTCTGCACGGCAGATTACAGCAGTACTTCCATACTATGGTTATGCTCGTGCCGACCGTAAAACCGCTGGACGAGAATCAATTACTGCCAAGTTAGTTGCTAACTTAATTACTGAAGCAGGTGCTAACCGGATTTTAGCAATGGATTTGCACGCAGCACAAATTCAAGGTTATTTCGATATTCCCTTTGATCATGTTTATGGTTCCCCTGTTTTACTAGATTATTTGACGAGTAAAGCACTACACGACATTGTCGTTGTTTCCCCTGATGTTGGTGGTGTCGCGCGGGCAAGAGCATTTGCCAAAAAGCTGAATGATGCACCATTGGCAATTATTGACAAACGTCGTCAGGCTCACAATGTAGCTGAAGTTTTGAACGTCATTGGTGATGTCAAAGGTAAAACAGCTGTTTTGGTAGATGACATGATTGATACAGGTGGCACAATTGCTGAAGGCGCTAGATTGCTGCGGGCTGAAGGTGCAAGTCAGGTGTATGCCTGTGCTACCCATGCAGTATTTTCACCACCGGCAATTGAGCGGTTATCAGGTGGATTGTTTGAAGAAGTCATCGTCACTAATACAATTCCCATTCCAGAAAAAAATCGGTTTCCACAACTTGTAGTGCTTTCAGTTGCTAATTTGCTTGGAGAAGCCATCTGGCGAATTCATGAAGATAGCTCTCTGAGTAGTTTATTTCGCTAA
- a CDS encoding sigma-70 family RNA polymerase sigma factor, translating into MHSRKNIIEIFSTFVQFSSDRFDHWAVESKLRRSMQSCLNRTPQETSESFWELYWYKFWQVTETQRLAKQHLTAYLQESCYWVSQKTVTSFASTQYQLSDCFQIAISQVEKIFQGFNPNQSFSLKNYATTIFSNSIRETLRQRHEVDICTDWGLLRKITKKRLLESLETAGLSPAEVNAYTMAWECFKTCYVPSPTGTSRQLPPPDLATWNAIAKSYNSQSSQQVNPQTLEKWLLNTAKAVRKYLYPTHNSLNTPKGGDDSLEWLDNLPGLQQESLVNDIIAQEEAATRNTQQSEINQVLITTISEIEPQLQQILQLYYRQQLTQDKIAKHLEMQQYTVSRRLKKAQECLLKSLANWSRDTLHISITSDLLKNMSILMEEWLQNYYSRIQESGGGSAVDGFPRIKQLPFRSQN; encoded by the coding sequence ATGCACTCTCGAAAAAACATCATTGAAATTTTTTCAACCTTTGTGCAATTTAGTAGCGATCGCTTTGACCATTGGGCGGTAGAATCGAAACTGCGGCGCAGTATGCAAAGTTGTCTCAACCGCACACCCCAAGAAACATCGGAATCGTTCTGGGAATTATATTGGTATAAGTTTTGGCAGGTGACAGAAACTCAGCGTTTAGCGAAACAACATCTCACCGCTTACTTACAGGAATCTTGTTATTGGGTATCGCAAAAAACAGTTACAAGTTTTGCTAGTACGCAGTATCAACTTTCAGACTGCTTTCAAATTGCAATTTCCCAAGTAGAGAAAATTTTCCAAGGTTTTAACCCAAATCAAAGCTTTAGTCTCAAAAATTACGCAACTACGATTTTTAGTAATTCTATTCGAGAGACTTTGCGTCAACGTCATGAAGTTGATATCTGCACAGATTGGGGATTATTGCGGAAAATCACGAAAAAGCGGTTGCTGGAATCGTTAGAAACTGCGGGTTTATCTCCCGCTGAGGTGAATGCTTATACAATGGCTTGGGAATGCTTCAAAACCTGCTATGTTCCTTCTCCCACAGGTACGTCTCGTCAACTTCCTCCCCCAGATTTAGCAACTTGGAATGCGATCGCTAAAAGTTATAATTCTCAAAGCAGTCAACAAGTAAATCCCCAAACTCTGGAAAAATGGCTGCTAAATACTGCTAAAGCTGTCCGCAAATATCTTTATCCCACACACAATTCTCTCAACACACCCAAAGGTGGGGATGATTCTTTAGAGTGGTTAGATAATCTTCCAGGCTTACAACAAGAGTCTTTAGTTAACGACATTATCGCCCAAGAAGAAGCAGCAACCAGAAATACCCAGCAAAGCGAAATCAATCAAGTCTTAATAACCACAATATCCGAAATAGAACCACAATTACAGCAAATATTGCAATTATATTACCGTCAGCAACTAACCCAAGACAAAATTGCCAAACATTTAGAAATGCAGCAATATACCGTTTCTCGAAGACTGAAAAAAGCACAAGAATGTTTATTAAAATCTTTAGCTAACTGGAGTCGAGACACCCTGCATATTTCCATCACTTCAGACCTACTCAAAAATATGAGTATATTAATGGAAGAATGGCTACAAAATTATTACAGCAGAATTCAGGAGTCAGGAGGAGGCAGTGCGGTGGACGGGTTCCCCCGCATAAAGCAACTGCCGTTCAGGAGTCAGAATTAA
- a CDS encoding DUF1822 family protein has translation MLTFANPTDLILEIPNRQQASLRSQSFSNSYSRYQAYINELCLNAILQWLQEDLTPQAKIWLTTTALSSFWEFVNGTAVIVDSKKLILVPQDTIDLSEFRVPQEWVDIPNWVGDYYLAVQVEPEDSYVKIWGYCTHAHLKTKGSYDAVERTYSLDASDIIQDINVLTLTLQLCATETTRTAITPLPDIPLTQAQNLITRLANPEIITPRLAIPFSLWGALIENGGWRKSLYQKRLGLPEQWSILEWLETGISEIAENIGWGKLNLEMGAATARSITETQPQQTLFRQLEIAGQLYELLVIPQTEETWRFELRNLTIAATIPGGFKLRLLTEDLQPFPDNEAVATTAVQSIFVDVALEPGEGIVWEIEPLPENYDREILRF, from the coding sequence ATGCTAACCTTTGCGAACCCGACAGATTTAATCTTAGAAATTCCTAACCGACAGCAAGCGAGTCTTCGCAGTCAATCTTTTTCTAACTCATATTCTCGCTATCAAGCTTACATTAATGAACTTTGTTTAAATGCTATCTTGCAATGGTTGCAAGAAGATTTGACACCACAAGCAAAGATATGGCTAACTACCACAGCATTATCCAGTTTTTGGGAATTTGTAAATGGAACTGCGGTCATAGTAGACTCCAAAAAATTGATTTTGGTTCCTCAAGACACAATTGATTTGAGTGAATTCCGCGTACCTCAAGAATGGGTAGATATACCAAACTGGGTAGGAGATTATTATTTAGCTGTACAAGTAGAACCAGAAGATAGTTATGTGAAAATTTGGGGTTATTGTACCCATGCACATCTGAAAACAAAAGGTAGTTATGATGCAGTTGAACGCACTTATTCCCTAGATGCAAGTGATATAATCCAAGATATCAATGTATTAACATTAACATTGCAGCTTTGTGCAACTGAAACCACACGCACCGCTATTACTCCCCTACCAGATATACCACTAACACAAGCCCAAAATCTGATTACCCGGTTAGCAAATCCAGAAATAATCACCCCCCGGTTAGCAATTCCTTTTTCGCTATGGGGTGCATTAATTGAAAATGGTGGTTGGCGAAAAAGCCTATATCAAAAGCGTTTAGGACTACCAGAACAATGGTCTATTTTAGAATGGTTAGAAACTGGTATATCTGAAATTGCGGAAAATATAGGTTGGGGAAAATTGAATTTAGAAATGGGTGCAGCTACTGCTAGAAGTATAACAGAAACTCAACCACAACAAACCTTATTTAGACAATTAGAAATTGCAGGACAACTATACGAATTACTAGTCATACCCCAAACCGAAGAAACTTGGCGCTTTGAATTGCGTAACCTCACTATTGCTGCAACCATACCCGGTGGTTTTAAACTCCGACTTCTCACCGAAGATTTACAACCTTTCCCCGATAATGAAGCAGTAGCCACAACTGCGGTACAATCAATATTTGTAGATGTAGCCTTAGAACCAGGAGAAGGTATAGTTTGGGAAATTGAACCCTTACCAGAAAACTATGACCGGGAAATTCTCAGGTTTTAA
- a CDS encoding Gfo/Idh/MocA family protein, whose translation MIGVAIVGTGFGQKVHIPAFQAHHKTEIVAVYHRDINKAQAIATANNIPHASDNLTEILALSEVQAVSISTPPFLHYEMAKQVLEAGKHLLLEKPITLNATEAKELYQLAKNKGVIATVDFEFRFIPAWQFFSQLLSSNYVGNVRLIKIDWLGASRADVSRPWNWYSAKDQGGGALGSLGSHAFDYINWLFGTVHKLNVHLSTAITERIDPANGELKPVNTDDNCLISLELANGTPCQVAISAVVHAERTHRVEVYGDKGTIILGNDNQKDYIHGFRVWSFQPGQPLTEIEIPKQLLFPQHYNDGRICAFLRVVDEWVKGIETQQEITPSLREGVYSQLLMDLSHQSNDLRSWVNVPSLESFLA comes from the coding sequence ATGATTGGGGTCGCCATTGTCGGGACTGGGTTTGGTCAAAAAGTTCATATTCCCGCATTTCAAGCACATCACAAAACCGAAATAGTCGCTGTTTATCATCGAGATATAAATAAAGCTCAAGCTATTGCTACAGCTAATAATATTCCCCATGCTAGTGATAACTTAACAGAAATTCTCGCTTTATCAGAAGTTCAAGCAGTCAGCATTTCTACACCGCCATTTTTACATTATGAAATGGCTAAACAAGTTTTAGAAGCTGGTAAACATCTCTTACTAGAAAAACCTATTACTTTAAATGCCACTGAAGCCAAAGAATTATATCAGTTAGCAAAAAATAAAGGTGTAATTGCAACTGTAGATTTTGAATTTCGCTTTATCCCCGCATGGCAATTTTTTTCACAACTCTTATCCTCAAATTATGTAGGGAATGTGCGCTTAATTAAAATTGATTGGTTGGGTGCTTCCCGTGCAGATGTTTCCCGTCCTTGGAATTGGTATTCTGCAAAAGATCAAGGTGGTGGTGCATTAGGATCTTTAGGTTCCCATGCTTTTGATTATATTAACTGGCTATTTGGAACAGTTCACAAATTAAACGTGCATTTAAGTACAGCAATTACCGAAAGAATTGACCCAGCAAATGGAGAATTAAAACCAGTAAATACAGATGATAATTGTTTGATATCTTTGGAATTAGCAAATGGTACACCTTGTCAAGTTGCTATTAGTGCAGTGGTTCATGCAGAAAGAACTCATCGAGTAGAAGTGTATGGAGATAAAGGTACAATAATTTTAGGTAATGATAATCAAAAAGATTATATTCATGGTTTTCGGGTTTGGAGTTTTCAACCTGGTCAACCTTTAACAGAAATAGAAATTCCTAAACAATTACTATTTCCCCAACATTATAATGATGGTCGTATTTGTGCATTTCTTCGTGTCGTTGATGAATGGGTAAAAGGAATTGAAACTCAGCAGGAAATTACACCATCTTTGCGAGAAGGAGTTTATTCGCAATTATTAATGGATTTATCTCATCAATCAAATGATTTAAGAAGTTGGGTAAATGTGCCGAGTTTAGAATCATTTTTGGCTTAA
- a CDS encoding YifB family Mg chelatase-like AAA ATPase encodes MLARVWSASIIGIDAVKVGVEVDVSGGLPGIVILGLPDSAIQESKERVKATLKNAGFAFPMRKIVINLTPADLRKEGPAFDLPISVGILAASEQVNPDLLGDFLFLGEVSLDGSLRPIAGVLPIAATAQKMGITGLVVPVDNAQEAAVVEGLAVYGCRHIADVVDLLNNPGRYKPVKLDETRNGLDVVYTGADLHDVKGQAHARRALEIAAAGGHNLIFVGPPGSGKTMLARRLPSILPPLEFSESLEVTRIHSVAGLLKNRGSLVRDRPFRSPHHSASGPSLVGGGTFPRPGEISLSHRGILFLDELTEFKRDVLEFLRQPLEDGFVTISRTRQSVTFPAQFTLVASTNPCPCGYYGDTIQECTCSPRHREQYWAKLSGPLMDRIDLQVAVNRLKPEEITQAATGEASKSVAERVKTARERAMIRFQAETNLRCNAQMQSGHLQKWCNLDDASRNLLEAAIRKLGLSARASDRILKVARTIADLAGDDDLKPQHVAEAIQYRTIDRMQ; translated from the coding sequence ATGCTGGCTAGAGTCTGGAGTGCATCTATTATCGGTATCGACGCTGTCAAAGTGGGTGTGGAAGTTGATGTTTCCGGGGGTTTACCGGGAATTGTGATTTTAGGTTTACCAGATTCGGCTATTCAAGAATCTAAAGAACGGGTAAAAGCAACTTTGAAAAATGCGGGTTTTGCTTTTCCGATGCGAAAGATTGTAATTAACCTGACTCCCGCAGATTTACGCAAGGAAGGACCCGCTTTTGATTTACCTATTAGTGTGGGAATTTTAGCGGCTTCTGAACAAGTTAATCCTGATTTGTTGGGAGATTTTTTATTTTTGGGGGAAGTTTCTTTAGATGGGAGTTTACGTCCTATTGCGGGTGTTCTTCCTATTGCTGCAACTGCACAGAAAATGGGAATTACAGGTTTAGTTGTTCCTGTGGATAATGCTCAAGAAGCTGCGGTGGTGGAAGGATTAGCGGTTTATGGTTGCAGACATATTGCTGATGTGGTGGATTTATTAAATAATCCAGGACGTTACAAACCTGTCAAGTTGGATGAAACTAGAAATGGTTTAGATGTAGTTTATACTGGCGCAGACTTACATGATGTCAAAGGACAAGCTCATGCGCGTCGGGCTTTGGAAATTGCGGCTGCTGGCGGACATAATCTCATTTTTGTGGGACCACCAGGCAGCGGAAAAACAATGTTAGCAAGACGTTTACCTAGTATCTTACCACCTTTAGAGTTTTCAGAATCTTTGGAAGTGACTCGGATTCATTCTGTGGCTGGGTTGTTGAAAAATCGTGGTTCGTTGGTGCGCGATCGCCCTTTTCGTAGTCCTCACCATTCTGCATCGGGACCTTCTTTGGTTGGTGGTGGCACTTTTCCCCGTCCGGGGGAGATATCTCTATCACATCGGGGGATATTGTTTTTAGATGAGTTAACAGAATTTAAAAGAGATGTATTAGAGTTTCTGCGTCAACCTTTAGAAGATGGTTTTGTGACAATTTCTCGAACTAGACAATCGGTGACGTTTCCTGCACAGTTTACTTTGGTAGCGAGTACTAATCCTTGTCCTTGTGGTTACTATGGCGATACGATTCAAGAGTGTACTTGTTCCCCGCGTCACCGAGAGCAATATTGGGCGAAATTATCGGGACCTTTGATGGATAGAATCGACTTGCAGGTGGCTGTGAATCGCTTAAAACCGGAGGAAATCACCCAAGCTGCAACGGGAGAAGCATCGAAATCTGTAGCAGAAAGAGTGAAAACAGCACGAGAACGGGCTATGATTCGTTTTCAAGCAGAAACAAATCTGCGTTGCAATGCTCAAATGCAAAGTGGTCATCTCCAAAAGTGGTGTAATTTAGATGATGCTAGTCGGAATTTATTGGAAGCTGCGATTAGAAAATTGGGTTTATCGGCTAGAGCAAGCGATCGCATTCTCAAGGTAGCACGAACTATTGCAGATTTAGCCGGAGATGATGATCTCAAACCGCAACACGTCGCAGAAGCAATTCAATATCGAACTATTGATAGAATGCAATAA
- a CDS encoding M48 family metallopeptidase, whose product MTRKILTGLNSQAYEHPFDRQALASLQKMPGISPLLKKINEYGIDRLLRLQSLGSEIKVTNRNFPKLYAALVETCQILNFSPLPELYLFRGTGYIQTYVVGVEKPLIGMNLEAMEWLNADELLYILGYEVARIKSQHMIYHQMAIVMPILKNLLSSTTLGIGGLVASGVELALYNWVMMAKLTADRAGLLACQDINTATTALIKLAGLPNEYLTDNVIEDFLIQSREFASNSFDSLDKVTKILSYTEHRLSWIVMRSGELLKWVDSGEYDQLIQEDLKSQASEEDNSQQEGWNFLSSW is encoded by the coding sequence TTGACCAGAAAAATTTTAACTGGACTAAATTCTCAAGCCTATGAACATCCTTTTGACCGCCAAGCTTTAGCTTCTTTACAAAAAATGCCAGGGATTTCCCCCTTACTCAAAAAAATTAACGAATATGGTATTGATCGGTTACTGAGATTGCAAAGCCTTGGTAGTGAAATCAAAGTCACAAACCGTAATTTTCCCAAATTATATGCAGCATTAGTAGAAACTTGCCAAATTCTAAATTTTTCTCCCCTGCCTGAATTGTATTTATTTCGAGGTACAGGTTATATTCAAACCTATGTTGTCGGAGTAGAAAAACCATTAATTGGTATGAATTTAGAAGCTATGGAATGGCTAAATGCAGATGAATTACTTTATATTTTAGGATACGAAGTTGCTCGAATTAAAAGCCAGCACATGATATATCATCAAATGGCAATTGTGATGCCCATTTTAAAGAATTTATTGAGTAGTACCACCTTGGGTATTGGTGGCTTAGTTGCGAGTGGAGTCGAACTAGCTTTATATAATTGGGTGATGATGGCTAAGTTAACTGCTGACCGTGCTGGTTTGTTAGCGTGTCAAGATATTAATACAGCCACAACTGCGTTAATTAAACTTGCAGGTTTACCCAATGAATACTTAACAGATAATGTTATTGAAGATTTTCTAATTCAGTCTCGTGAGTTTGCATCTAATAGCTTTGATAGTTTGGATAAGGTGACAAAAATATTAAGCTATACAGAACATAGACTTTCTTGGATAGTGATGCGAAGTGGGGAATTATTAAAATGGGTTGATTCTGGTGAATATGATCAATTGATTCAGGAAGATTTAAAATCACAAGCGTCCGAAGAAGATAATTCACAGCAAGAGGGTTGGAACTTTTTATCTTCTTGGTAA
- a CDS encoding TetR/AcrR family transcriptional regulator, whose translation MSKTSSHQSETLPLLREITPKQEQILQGAMQIFLRDGYAGTSMDRVSAEAGVSKQTIYSHFQDKEGLFKALMERVTIDSFRGIFCAEDIRSEPEIFLREIAKTYFTKVADNPEYLALFRLIITESQRFPELAKLYTQTVIQRGRKLLSQYFASHPELGITDPEATAQIFFGSLVSYVMVQEILYGKEMMSLSRDRILDSLMSLVLAHTSK comes from the coding sequence ATGTCCAAAACTTCTAGTCACCAATCTGAAACTTTACCTCTTTTAAGAGAAATCACTCCAAAACAGGAGCAAATTTTGCAAGGAGCCATGCAGATATTCTTGAGAGATGGTTATGCTGGAACTAGTATGGATAGGGTGAGTGCTGAAGCTGGGGTATCTAAGCAGACTATATACAGTCACTTTCAAGATAAAGAAGGACTATTTAAAGCGTTAATGGAAAGGGTGACAATTGATAGTTTCCGAGGTATTTTTTGTGCAGAAGATATACGTAGTGAACCAGAGATTTTTTTACGTGAAATTGCCAAAACTTATTTCACAAAAGTTGCTGACAATCCTGAGTATTTAGCACTGTTCCGCTTGATTATCACCGAGTCACAACGCTTTCCAGAATTGGCAAAACTATATACTCAAACCGTGATTCAGCGCGGAAGGAAATTGCTGAGTCAGTATTTTGCTTCTCACCCAGAATTGGGGATTACTGACCCAGAAGCAACAGCGCAAATCTTTTTTGGTTCATTGGTATCCTATGTGATGGTGCAGGAAATACTATATGGTAAAGAAATGATGTCATTGTCACGCGATCGCATTTTAGATAGTTTAATGAGTTTGGTACTCGCTCATACAAGCAAATGA
- a CDS encoding HlyD family secretion protein has translation MSQTASTSPESIINVPVPPSKQQRKKPIPLLLGLLAVVGGIGYVVWHNQPQGAANVLKVSGRIEGYETEIGVKRSGRIVSIAVREGAAVKKGQELIKLDDSNDQLLQEQLRGAEARVASAQSDEQQAISDVTQVQSGIEQIDSQISEAKLNFQQSQGDTQGRVQQAQSNVAAAKAQLLQAQAQTKQAEAEVKLARMNRDRYAKLVQEGAINQQQFDQAQTTFDTAVATLEARKAAVNAGEEQLSAVVGALTQAKTTSFNPDIRNAQIEALNRKKDQSFAQLKSAQSKVKSAHAKVNDAKASKQQILTQIEDSKKDLNVISPLDGVVTARSVEPGAVVSSQTKILTIVDPNTVYLRGFIPEGDIGKVRLGQTTKIFLDSAPEKPLMGKVIAVDPQASFTPENIYFQKDRVRQVVGVRIQLENPPGCFNPENPYSGSDLPCAKIGMPADAEIRLQNN, from the coding sequence ATGTCTCAGACGGCCTCAACATCTCCAGAAAGTATTATAAATGTTCCAGTCCCACCATCTAAACAGCAACGAAAGAAACCGATTCCTTTGTTGTTGGGGTTGCTGGCTGTAGTCGGTGGGATTGGTTATGTAGTGTGGCATAATCAACCGCAAGGAGCAGCAAATGTACTGAAAGTGAGTGGCAGGATTGAAGGTTACGAAACAGAGATTGGGGTGAAGCGTTCGGGAAGAATTGTCTCAATTGCAGTCAGAGAAGGGGCAGCGGTCAAGAAAGGGCAAGAATTAATCAAGTTGGATGATAGTAACGACCAACTGCTACAAGAACAATTGCGGGGCGCTGAGGCTAGGGTTGCGTCTGCCCAATCTGATGAACAGCAAGCAATTTCCGATGTTACTCAAGTGCAAAGTGGGATAGAACAAATTGATAGCCAAATCAGTGAAGCAAAACTTAATTTTCAGCAATCTCAAGGAGATACCCAAGGAAGAGTTCAACAGGCACAATCTAACGTAGCAGCAGCCAAAGCCCAATTATTACAGGCTCAAGCACAGACAAAACAGGCAGAGGCAGAAGTAAAATTAGCGAGAATGAATCGCGATCGCTATGCCAAACTAGTCCAAGAAGGCGCTATTAATCAACAACAATTTGACCAAGCACAAACCACATTTGACACAGCAGTAGCCACCCTAGAAGCCCGAAAAGCAGCGGTAAATGCTGGAGAAGAACAATTAAGTGCTGTTGTCGGGGCATTAACCCAAGCTAAAACCACAAGTTTCAATCCTGATATTCGCAATGCCCAAATAGAGGCTTTAAACAGAAAAAAAGACCAAAGTTTTGCTCAACTGAAATCTGCTCAGTCCAAGGTAAAATCTGCTCACGCTAAAGTCAATGATGCTAAGGCATCAAAACAGCAAATCCTCACCCAAATAGAAGACTCAAAAAAAGATTTAAATGTTATTAGTCCTTTAGATGGGGTAGTAACTGCCCGTAGTGTTGAACCTGGTGCAGTAGTTAGCAGTCAAACCAAGATTTTGACAATAGTTGACCCCAATACAGTGTATTTGCGAGGTTTTATTCCCGAAGGCGATATTGGGAAAGTGCGTTTAGGACAAACAACTAAAATCTTTCTTGATTCTGCACCGGAAAAACCCCTGATGGGCAAAGTGATTGCTGTTGATCCTCAAGCTTCCTTTACACCAGAAAATATCTATTTCCAAAAAGATCGGGTAAGGCAAGTAGTAGGCGTGCGGATTCAGTTAGAAAACCCTCCTGGCTGCTTTAACCCGGAAAATCCCTACTCTGGTTCAGATTTGCCCTGCGCCAAAATTGGAATGCCGGCAGATGCGGAAATTAGGTTACAGAACAATTAA